Proteins from one Juglans microcarpa x Juglans regia isolate MS1-56 chromosome 1S, Jm3101_v1.0, whole genome shotgun sequence genomic window:
- the LOC121246892 gene encoding FCS-Like Zinc finger 8-like: MLRKRSRATSSKQALMAYSIPSPTDKYRKPASSLLISPSLFTPKSLSETEAVMSPTSILDNKPFSGLKKPLWSETSTPRNPETETKRLWDNLDSKGIGLAIVDALNEEKSDSKPSKLESRTVLFGSQLKIQIPHPPNSVLSPAESPKSPADFGIKTRNCQLNYFSSGFSQSAAKKSAFGTGYSGLETPSSSRVITGCLSASEMELSEDYTCVISHGPNPKTTHIFEDCIVESSFTEVRFSSKRENGFLTNQSSSYPPENFLSFCYSCKKNLDHGKDIYMYRGEKSFCSSECRQQQMLLEEEGMDKYEPDDDHGTCSWVAT, encoded by the exons ATGCTGAGGAAGAGGTCAAGAGCAACAAGCAGCAAGCAGGCTCTAATGGCATACTCTATTCCATCCCCTACAGACAAATACAGAAAACCCGCTTCATCTCTCCTCATTTCTCCAAGTTTGTTCACTCCAAAATCGTTATCTGAAACCGAGGCTGTGATGAGCCCAACTTCCATACTCGATAACAAGCCATTCTCTGGTCTCAAAAAACCCCTTTGGTCCGAAACAAGCACCCCAAGAAACCCAGAAACTGAAACAAAACGCCTCTGGGACAATTTGGATTCCAAAGGCATTGGCCTAGCCATTGTGGATGCTCTGAATGAAGAAAAGTCTGATTCCAAACCATCCAAACTTGAAAGCCGAACGGTTCTCTTTGGTTCCCAGCTTAAGATTCAGATTCCTCATCCACCAAATTCGGTTCTTTCGCCGGCTGAATCGCCCAAATCTCCGGCCGATTTCGGCATCAAAACGAGGAATTGTCAACTGAATTATTTTTCTTCCGGCTTTTCTCAGTCAGCGGCGAAGAAATCGGCATTCGGCACTGGGTATTCGGGTCTTGAGACTCCAAGTTCTTCCCGGGTTATCACAGGGTGTCTTTCTGCAAGTGAAATGGAGCTCTCAGAGGACTATACTTGTGTGATATCCCATGGGCCTAACCCCAAAACCACTCATATTTTTGAGGACTGCATTGTTGAGAGCTCCTTTACGGAGGTTCGGTTCTCTTCCAAAAGAGAAAACGGGTTTTTAACTAACCAGTCGTCCAGCTATCCCCCTGAAAATTTTCTCAGCTTCTGTTATTCATGCAAGAAGAATCTTGATCATGGAAAGGACATTTACATGTACAG GGGTGAGAAATCTTTCTGCAGCAGCGAATGCCGGCAACAGCAGATGCTTCTGGAGGAGGAGGGAATGGATAAATACGAACCTGATGATGATCATGGGACTTGTTCCTGGGTAGCCACCTGA